A single window of Colletotrichum destructivum chromosome 9, complete sequence DNA harbors:
- a CDS encoding Putative glycoside hydrolase family 31, galactose mutarotase-like domain superfamily gives MGDTLTATKLRDHFIFKKADDFFQDEVDGQGTGISQPSRVSFSEADQNLPDGQRNPACNYGRIFRFNDGSLLLVQFLRPRVWRIRFDPHNKEPSHFTDYNTRTLIRDTTTELIRTLDKCEELAWDVQIIEDDQYYILQSVVKRSPVSPPETELQLWISRNPFQITAVRVLKSLAPAEARPRPQNCEKGVVEALELPLNEGIRPAVIWKTKPRGLLYGEHSAVLCLEKSITADYMGFGEQGGKDLFKKKTYMNYFNFDNMKYQNVYGQGPLDDREPLYHSEPYWIEVDAQPGYQTQIGTFIDNYSQICVDIGMKDPTQLRVATRFNSFQGIFVAGDSIQEVIQLYTSIVGKPKLKPRYVLGYHQGCYGYDTQEMVMDAVRQYRNCGFPLDGMHIDVDMQDDYRTFTINKEPGHFPNPEWMFGELRRLGVKCSTNITPYISSVPSATYSTLNEGLKNEYFLKEERDLDPSAPGAHEQRYLQYSTSNVGFTNPNTDKPDYWDGDDYNFAENFNKGGPFHGGVYYGWRNGHPGHYPNLNNKEVRKWWGKQYEYLFETGLDFVWQDMTSPCIAEQYGDMKSLPFRLLLDSDGWCGDPSSAEKKKAIEIWSLYSYNLHKATYHGLNHLHMKDDKQKNPKLAWRENRRNFIIGRGSFAGSHRYAGLWTGDNSSTWEFLRISVAQVLALGLGGVTISGADVGGFEFIEAERNYPNPELIIRWYGAYSLLPWFRNHYTRYREWNEGERKGTMRKDGKWFQEPYAYQLHYEQHKDQFQGREGEIYRAVLPTCRYLIRLRYSLMQLLYDAMFENMINGLPIARAMPITDALDRSLFSSDNRRFTSSQYMVRNDLLVAPCLVGDDKRKKKSRKVYLPYPDSWYPLNLRPDDPLGAPLGPAASGGQRIEYDCRISDDERQIPFSTPMYVREGAIIPKIQVRDYVPDPSTTPQNANPITIHIYPGKEGKENTYDMYLDDGISRDSAPKTSQLDANPSDPPQYGEAHHFEGLADAKAKDKYTKVQFKQTTTKRLADNEDGGTYTRRLTAKAPWREFVTEAPQYIGTDYKFVFWHRGATNLNSIKVNVERTSLNYEINRAVKATVVTVPVADVHTESGVDVALEFDGDF, from the exons ATGGGAGATACCTTGACCGCCACCAAGCTCCGGGACCACTTCATCTtcaagaaggccgacgaCTTCTTTCAAGATgaggtcgacggccaggGGACCGGAATCTCACAGCCGAGCAGGGTGTCATTCAGCGAGGCAGACCAGAACCTCCCCGACGGCCAGCGGAACCCGGCCTGCAACTACGGGCGCATCTTCCGGTTCAATGACGGTTCTCTGCTCCTCGTGCAGTTCCTGAGACCCCGAGTCTGGCGTATCCGCTTCGACCCTCACAACAAGGAGCCGTCTCACTTTACCGACTATAACAC TCGCACACTCATCCGAGACACCACAACAGAGCTGATCCGCACTCTCGACAAGTGCGAGGAACTCGCCTGGGACGTCCAGATAATAGAGGATGACCAGTACTACATTTTGCAGTCCGTCGTCAAGCGCTCGCCCGTCTCTCCGCCCGAGACGGAGCTCCAGCTTTGGATCTCGCGGAACCCGTTCCAGATCACCGCCGTGAGGGTGCTCAAGAGTCTTGCGCCGGCCGAGGCAAGACCGAGGCCGCAGAACTGTGAGAAGGGGGTAGTCGAGGCGTTGGAGCTCCCCCTGAACGAGGGAATCCGTCCTGCGGTGATCTGGAAGACCAAGCCACGCGGTCTGCTTTACGGCGAGCACTCGGCCGTCCTGTGCTTGGAGAAGTCCATTACGGCGGACTACATGGGGTTCGGAGAGCAGGGCGGCAAGGACCtcttcaagaagaagacctACATGAACTATTTCA ACTTTGACAACATGAAGTACCAAAACGTCTACGGCCAGGGCCCCTTGGACGACCGTGAGCCGCTGTACCACTCGGAGCCGTACTggatcgaggtcgacgcccaGCCCGGCTACCAGACGCAGATCGGGACCTTCATCGACAACTACTCGCAGATCTgcgtcgacatcggcatGAAGGACCCAACGCAGCTGCGGGTGGCCACGCGCTTCAACAGCTTCCAGGGCATCTTCGTCGCGGGAGACAGCATCCAGGAGGTCATCCAGCTCTACacctccatcgtcggcaagCCGAAGCTCAAGCCGCGCTACGTGCTCGGGTACCACCAGGGCTGCTACGGCTACGACACGCAGGAGATGGTCATGGACGCCGTGCGGCAGTACCGGAACTGCGGGTTCCCCCTCGACGGCATGCacatcgacgtcgacatgCAGGACGACTACCGCACCTTCACCATCAACAAGGAGCCGGGCCACTTCCCGAACCCGGAGTGGATGTTCGGCGAGCTGCGCCGGCTCGGTGTCAAGTGCAGCACCAACATCACGCCCTACATCAGCAGCGTCCCCTCGGCGACGTACTCGACCCTCAACGAAGGGCTCAAGAACGAGTACTTCCTCAAGGAGGAGCGCGACCTGGACCCTTCGGCCCCGGGGGCCCACGAGCAGCGGTACCTCCAGTACAGCACCAGCAACGTCGGTTTCACAAACCCCAACACGGACAAGCCGGACTACTGGGACGGCGACGACTACAACTTTGCCGAGAACTTCAACAAGGGCGGCCCGTTCCACGGCGGCGTCTACTACGGGTGGCGGAACGGCCACCCGGGACACTACCCCAACCTGAACAACAAGGAAGTCCGAAAATGGTGGGGGAAGCAGTACGAGTACCTCTTCGAGACGGGGCTGGACTTTGTCTGGCAGGACATGACGAGCCCTTGCATTGCGGAGCAGTACGGTGACATGAAGTC CCTCCCTTTCCGCCTGCTCCTCGATTCCGACGGCTGGTGCGGCGACCCCAgctcggccgagaagaagaaggccatcgagaTCTGGTCTCTGTACAGCTACAACCTGCACAAGGCCACGTACCACGGCCTCAACCACCTGCACATGAAGGACGACAAGCAGAAGAACCCCAAGCTCGCGTGGCGCGAGAACCGGCGCAACTTCATCATCGGACGCGGCAGCTTCGCCGGCAGCCACCGCTACGCCGGTCTCTGGACGGGAGACAACTCGTCCACGTGGGAGTTCCTCCGCATCTCAGTCGCCCAGGTCCTcgccctgggcctgggcggcgtcaccatctccggcgccgacgttggCGGCTTCGAGttcatcgaggccgagaggaaCTATCCGAACCCGGAGTTGATCATCCGCTGGTACGGAGCATACTCGCTTCTGCCGTGGTTCCG AAACCACTACACCCGCTATCGCGAGTGGAACGAAGGCGAACGCAAGGGCACGATGAGGAAGGACGGCAAGTGGTTCCAGGAGCCGTACGCGTACCAGCTGCACTACGAGCAGCACAAGGACCAGTTCCAAGGCCGCGAAGGCGAGATCTACAGGGCCGTGCTGCCCACCTGCCGGTATCTGATCCGTCTCCGCTACTCGTTGATGCAGCTGTTGTACGATGCAATGTTCGAGAACATGATCAACGGGCTGCCGATTGCCAGAGCCATG CCCATcaccgacgccctcgaccgcTCTCTGTTCAGCAGCGAT AACCGCCGCTTCACAAGCTCGCAGTACATGGTGAGAAACGACCTCTTGGTGGCCCCCTGCCTCGTGGGCGACGACAAGCGCAAGAAGAAGTCCCGCAAGGTCTATCTGCCGTACCCCGACTCCTGGTACCCGTTGAATCTGCGGCCCGACGACCCCCTCGGCGCCCCGCTCGGCCCCGCAGCGTCCGGCGGTCAGCGCATCGAGTACGACTGCCGcatctcggacgacgagcggcAGATCCCCTTCTCGACGCCCATGTATGTCCGTGAAG gcgccatcatccccaAAATCCAGGTCAGAGACTACGTGCCGGACCCTAGCACGACGCCTCAGAACGCCAACCCCATCACCATCCACATCTACCCtggaaaggaaggaaaagagaac ACGTACGACATGTACCTTGACGACGGCATCTCTAGGGATAGCGCGCCCAAGACCTCGCAGCTTGATGCCAACCCCAGCGACCCGCCTCAGTACGGCGAGGCCCACCACTTTGAAGGTCTCGCGGATGCAAAGGCCAAAGACAAGTACACCAAGGTCCAGTTCAAGCAG ACGACCACCAAGAGGCTTGCTGAcaacgaggacggcggcaccTACACCCGGCGACTCACGGCCAAGGCCCCCTGGCGGGAATTCGTCACCGAGGCGCCCCAGTACATCGGGACGGACTACAAGTTCGTCTTCTGGCACCGCGGGGCGACCAACCTCAACTCCATCAAGGTCAACGTCGAGCGGACCAGCCTCAACTACGAGATCAACCGGGCCGTCAAGGCgaccgtcgtcaccgtccccGTCGCGGACGTCCACACGGagagcggcgtcgacgtcgctcTCGAGTTCGACGGCGACTTCTAA
- a CDS encoding Putative NmrA-like domain, NAD(P)-binding domain superfamily: protein MSSKLIVICGVTGNQGRSVAEVFLKEAGWKVRGITRDATKPDSVALASKGVEVVEGDLNDVETLKTAFRGANVIFGNTIFPVELAVTSSPQLRPDQSLGEWCYELEIQQGKNLVDAAAEVDSLEVFIWSTLSAAQKWSAGKYKNIFHFDSKAAVVEYIESAYPSLFKKTSLLEMGLFMTNWKMGEVNIPWKKATIFRKDGTMVLRMPGSGAQPIPHVLVDETGLYVKALVQAPPATHLLACSELMTWPEYVKLWSKALGVPAVFERFTLDDMDKLGPGGFGIEIGEMHAYAMEFGYWGGNPSIVLPADLGLEGQTTSVEDYIKREDWSELLARP, encoded by the exons ATGTCGTCGAAGCTCATTGTAATTTGTGGTGTGACTGGCAACCAA GGCCGGTCAGTGGCGGAAGTGTTTCTCAAAGAAGCTGGCTGGAAAGTCCGCGGAATCACCCGCGATGCAACGAAGCCGGACAGCGTGGCCCTGGCGTCCAAAGGCGTGGAAGTCGTGGAGGGGGACTTGAATGACGTCGAGACTCTAAAAACAGCTTTCCGAGGAGCCAACGTCATCTTCGGCAACACGATTTTCcccgtcgagctggccgtAACCTCATCACCACAGCTCAGACCCGACCAGTCCCTTGGAGAGTGGTGTTACGAGCTCGAAATCCAACAAGGCAAGAatctcgtcgatgccgccgccgaggtggaCTCCCTTGAGGTCTTCATCTGGTCCACGCTCTCGGCGGCTCAAAAATGGTCGGCCGGGAAGTACAAGAACATCTTCCACTTCGACTCCAAGGCGGCTGTGGTGGAGTACATCGAATCCGCCTACCCTAGCTTGTTCAAGAAGACGTCTTTGCTGGAAATGGGACTCTTCATGACGAACTGGAAGATGGGCGAGGTCAACATTCCGTGGAAAAAGGCAACTATTTTT CGCAAAGACGGCACCATGGTGCTTCGCATGCCCGGCAGCGGTGCACAGCCGATCCCgcacgtcctcgtcgacgagacggGGCTCTACGTCAAGGCTCTTGTGCAAGCGCCCCCGGCTACACACCTGCTAGCATGTTCGGAGCTAATGACCTGGCCGGAGTATGTCAAGCTGTGGAGCAAGGCCCTGGGGGTCCCCGCCGTCTTTGAACGATTCACtctcgacgacatggacaAGCTCGGCCCGGGAGGCTTCGGCATCGAGATCGGAGAGATGCACGCCTACGCCATGGAGTTTGGATACTGGGGAGGAAACCCGTCCATCGTTCTCCCAGCCGAC CTCGGACTCGAGGGTCAAACAACGTCCGTCGAGGACTACATTAAGCGAGAGGACTGGTCTGAGTTGTTGGCCAGGCCTTGA